One window of Candidatus Cetobacterium colombiensis genomic DNA carries:
- a CDS encoding acetylxylan esterase — protein MPNVDLPLNELKNYIGISPTPIDLIEFWKESLDELREKAAEVIITSAAFDTPICECYDLNFKGIDGEKIYVKMLLPKNICNPVPAIIEFHGYGGNGGDWSKRLSYPASGIAYFSMDCRDQMGNSGKEYFRSGNLIRGLLEGPKKLYYRNLYLDAIRLLDIVFEMKNIDKKNVVTLGYSQGGAISLVSGALDPRVSKIFSIYPYLSDFKRVWDLDLGDFAYQELKDFFRWYDPQHKNEKKIFETLSYIDVKNFAKNIVGEVTMVTGLVDKVCPPSTQFAVFNNIKSKKEHIIYPDFGHENINGLEDIIYEWALNLLK, from the coding sequence ATGCCTAATGTAGATTTACCTTTAAATGAATTAAAAAATTATATAGGAATAAGTCCAACTCCTATAGATTTAATTGAATTTTGGAAAGAATCATTGGATGAATTAAGAGAAAAAGCTGCAGAGGTTATAATAACTTCTGCGGCATTTGATACACCTATTTGTGAGTGTTATGATTTAAATTTTAAAGGAATTGATGGGGAAAAAATTTATGTAAAAATGTTACTACCGAAAAATATTTGTAATCCAGTTCCGGCAATTATAGAATTTCATGGATATGGAGGAAATGGTGGAGATTGGAGCAAAAGGCTTAGTTATCCAGCTTCTGGAATAGCATATTTTTCTATGGATTGTAGAGACCAAATGGGAAATAGTGGAAAAGAATATTTTAGAAGTGGAAACTTAATAAGAGGTTTATTGGAAGGACCTAAAAAACTTTACTATAGAAATCTTTATTTAGATGCGATTAGATTGTTAGATATAGTTTTTGAAATGAAAAATATAGATAAAAAAAATGTAGTAACTCTTGGATACTCTCAAGGAGGAGCAATATCTTTAGTATCAGGAGCACTAGATCCAAGAGTATCAAAAATATTTTCAATATATCCATATCTTTCAGACTTTAAAAGAGTTTGGGATTTAGACTTAGGAGATTTTGCATATCAAGAACTAAAAGATTTTTTTAGATGGTATGATCCACAACATAAAAATGAGAAGAAAATATTTGAAACTTTAAGTTATATAGATGTTAAAAATTTTGCAAAAAATATAGTGGGAGAAGTTACAATGGTAACGGGATTAGTAGATAAGGTTTGTCCACCATCAACTCAATTTGCAGTTTTTAATAATATTAAAAGTAAAAAAGAGCATATTATTTACCCTGATTTTGGTCACGAGAACATTAACGGGTTAGAGGATATAATATATGAATGGGCTTTAAATTTATTAAAATAA
- a CDS encoding N-acetylneuraminate lyase, with amino-acid sequence MKGIYSALLISFDEKGNLDEKGTRDIVRYNIDQMKVDGLYVGGSTGENFMISTEMKKRIFEIVKDEAKNDVKLIAQVGSINLYEAVELGKYATELGYDSLSAVTPFYYKFDFEEIKNYYMTIVNETNNNMIIYSIPFLTGVNMNVEQFGELLSHDKIIGIKFTAGDFYLLERVRKAFPNKLIYAGFDEMLLPAVALGVDGAIGSTYNVTGKIAREVFEATKSGDLQIARERQTYLNDIIEAILSNGLYQTIKEILKEKGVDAIGYCRLPMKKLSKEKIEKAKEIGKKYL; translated from the coding sequence ATGAAAGGTATTTACTCAGCATTATTAATTTCTTTTGATGAAAAAGGAAACTTAGACGAAAAGGGAACAAGAGATATTGTAAGATACAATATAGATCAAATGAAGGTTGATGGATTGTATGTAGGTGGAAGTACAGGAGAAAACTTTATGATATCTACAGAAATGAAAAAAAGAATATTTGAAATTGTAAAAGATGAAGCGAAAAATGATGTAAAATTAATTGCTCAAGTGGGATCTATAAATTTATATGAAGCTGTAGAATTAGGAAAATATGCAACAGAATTAGGATACGATTCACTATCAGCAGTAACACCATTCTATTATAAATTTGATTTTGAAGAGATTAAAAATTACTATATGACAATTGTAAATGAAACAAACAATAATATGATAATATATTCAATTCCATTTTTAACTGGTGTAAATATGAACGTAGAGCAATTTGGAGAACTACTTTCTCATGATAAAATAATAGGAATTAAATTTACAGCAGGTGATTTTTACTTATTAGAAAGAGTTAGAAAAGCATTTCCAAATAAACTAATATACGCGGGATTTGATGAGATGTTATTACCAGCAGTAGCATTAGGTGTAGATGGAGCAATAGGTAGTACATATAATGTAACTGGAAAAATAGCAAGAGAAGTTTTTGAAGCAACAAAATCTGGAGACTTACAAATAGCAAGAGAAAGACAAACATATTTAAATGATATAATAGAAGCTATTTTATCAAATGGTTTATATCAAACTATCAAAGAGATTTTAAAGGAAAAAGGGGTAGATGCAATAGGTTATTGTAGATTACCTATGAAAAAACTATCAAAAGAAAAAATAGAAAAAGCAAAAGAAATTGGAAAAAAGTACTTGTAG